In a genomic window of Pontibacter liquoris:
- a CDS encoding glycosyltransferase family 4 protein, whose amino-acid sequence MKIVYFYQYFATPKGSWGTRVYEFAREWVEKGHEVTVVTSIYSKSDLTATKFIEDQYFEGIHVKVLNIVIDNKQSFYKRIWTFLQYSILSSYYALTLKADVVIASSGPITVGIPGLVARYLRGRKLVFETRDLWPEGAIELGIINNPLMKKLSYWFEKQCYKASSYIITLSPGMTQDIKRRFGIRNVDDVTNAANIPLFSTPAPFPNSVVEPYNYAIYTGNIGMVNNSYWLYEAAKELRKLGRSDIAILMIGEGQQREELEEKAKKEGVTNFIRLGLMPKDKLVGYVQKALVSLVPLKGTPVLDTSSPNKFFESLAAGVPVIQNTQGWMKDFLNEHNVGFTLNPNDPEELAKTLIWMKDNPDRIQHMGAKALDVATRFFDKDYLADKMLHILEDVHAAKQ is encoded by the coding sequence ATGAAGATTGTTTACTTCTACCAGTACTTTGCAACCCCCAAAGGCTCTTGGGGAACCCGTGTGTATGAATTTGCCCGAGAATGGGTAGAGAAAGGCCACGAGGTAACGGTTGTTACCAGCATCTATAGTAAATCAGATCTGACCGCGACTAAGTTTATAGAAGACCAATATTTTGAGGGCATTCACGTGAAGGTTCTCAATATTGTTATTGATAACAAGCAGTCATTTTACAAACGTATCTGGACGTTTCTTCAATACAGCATTCTCTCCTCTTATTATGCACTTACCTTAAAGGCCGATGTGGTTATTGCCTCGTCAGGGCCAATAACAGTAGGCATACCGGGGCTGGTTGCCCGCTACCTGCGGGGGCGGAAGCTGGTGTTTGAAACGCGCGATCTTTGGCCGGAGGGAGCTATTGAATTAGGCATAATCAATAACCCGCTGATGAAGAAGTTAAGTTACTGGTTTGAGAAACAGTGTTACAAAGCTTCTTCTTACATTATTACTCTGTCGCCAGGTATGACGCAGGATATAAAGCGCAGGTTCGGTATCCGTAACGTCGATGACGTAACAAATGCTGCTAACATCCCGCTTTTCTCCACTCCGGCGCCGTTTCCGAACAGTGTTGTCGAACCTTACAACTATGCTATTTATACCGGCAACATTGGCATGGTGAACAACTCCTACTGGCTCTACGAGGCAGCAAAGGAGCTTCGAAAGCTGGGCCGATCTGATATTGCCATTCTTATGATAGGAGAAGGGCAGCAGCGAGAGGAACTGGAGGAAAAAGCAAAAAAAGAAGGTGTTACCAATTTTATCCGGCTTGGCTTAATGCCTAAAGATAAGTTGGTAGGCTATGTTCAGAAAGCGCTCGTGTCTTTGGTGCCGCTAAAAGGTACTCCCGTGCTGGATACTTCATCGCCTAATAAGTTTTTTGAATCGTTGGCAGCAGGTGTTCCGGTCATTCAGAACACACAGGGGTGGATGAAGGATTTTTTAAACGAGCACAACGTCGGTTTTACCCTTAACCCAAATGACCCGGAAGAGCTGGCAAAAACGTTGATCTGGATGAAAGATAACCCGGACAGGATTCAGCACATGGGTGCCAAAGCGCTGGATGTGGCTACCCGGTTTTTTGATAAGGATTATTTAGCAGATAAAATGCTGCACATCCTGGAAGACGTGCATGCCGCTAAGCAATAA
- a CDS encoding heparinase II/III domain-containing protein, which produces MAYRLRKIKPLGAYQPDGGIPEVQPLTFSDFLPPLSCADAHGTFDFLNKPVCFKKEVDWDYMQHGKLWNYNLHYAHYVLQEEIPLAKRLEWLYSLHAKLKSDATGLEPYPVSVRAMNIIRLLCRHKLEDQQVLQALFAELRFLSGRVEYHLLANHVLENAFALFMGGAYFKQTAWLELGQKLLKQELQEQVLGDGAQYELSPMYHQIILYRMLELIDWYQHYDERDEPFLAELRAKAALMLGWLQNITFRDNHIPYLNDSAPGITYTTGELLGYAEALRLTPAAVALFDSGYRMFRQGKYECVVDVAEIGPSYQAGHGHADALAFILHYKDRPVLVEAGTSTYEAGAIRNYERSTQAHNTVVVNQTNQSDVWGGFRVGQRAHVALLKDEANILSAEHDGYLNNFKVKHNRTYTFGASEIMLVDQLLGRNVTEAVAYFHLHPDVTCEIENDAVRLEAVGTMRFVNSLRIEKSIYNMAAGFNKCIPATVIKVFFEDKLETRIEFL; this is translated from the coding sequence GTGGCTTACCGCCTCCGCAAAATCAAGCCTTTGGGCGCCTATCAACCGGATGGGGGTATTCCGGAAGTACAGCCATTAACTTTTTCTGATTTTCTTCCGCCTCTTTCCTGTGCCGATGCGCACGGAACATTTGATTTCTTAAACAAGCCGGTCTGCTTTAAGAAGGAGGTAGATTGGGATTATATGCAGCATGGCAAGCTTTGGAATTATAACCTGCATTATGCACATTATGTGTTGCAGGAAGAAATTCCGTTAGCGAAGCGGCTGGAATGGCTTTATAGTTTGCACGCAAAGCTTAAAAGCGATGCTACAGGACTGGAGCCGTATCCTGTATCGGTAAGGGCCATGAACATCATACGCCTGCTTTGCCGGCACAAGCTGGAGGACCAGCAGGTGCTGCAAGCGCTGTTTGCGGAGCTCCGTTTCCTTTCCGGTCGGGTAGAGTATCATCTGCTGGCAAACCATGTCCTTGAAAATGCATTCGCCCTGTTTATGGGCGGTGCATACTTTAAGCAGACTGCATGGCTGGAGTTGGGCCAAAAACTTTTAAAGCAGGAATTACAGGAACAGGTGCTAGGGGATGGTGCACAGTATGAACTGAGCCCCATGTATCACCAGATCATACTTTACCGCATGCTGGAGCTGATTGATTGGTACCAGCATTACGATGAAAGGGATGAGCCCTTTCTAGCCGAGCTTCGCGCAAAAGCAGCGCTGATGCTTGGCTGGCTCCAAAACATTACCTTCCGGGACAATCATATACCCTATTTAAACGATAGCGCGCCCGGCATTACCTATACTACCGGGGAACTGCTCGGGTATGCCGAAGCATTGCGCCTGACACCGGCAGCAGTCGCCTTATTTGATTCAGGGTATAGAATGTTCCGGCAGGGCAAGTATGAATGTGTAGTGGATGTGGCCGAAATTGGCCCTTCATACCAGGCGGGCCACGGCCATGCAGATGCGCTTGCCTTTATCCTTCACTACAAGGATCGTCCGGTTCTGGTAGAAGCGGGTACTTCTACCTACGAGGCAGGAGCAATCAGAAACTATGAGCGTTCTACCCAGGCACATAATACGGTTGTGGTAAACCAAACAAACCAATCTGACGTATGGGGTGGGTTTAGGGTAGGCCAGCGAGCGCATGTAGCGCTGCTGAAAGATGAAGCAAACATACTTTCTGCGGAACATGATGGCTACCTGAACAACTTTAAGGTAAAGCATAACAGAACCTACACTTTTGGTGCATCCGAGATCATGTTGGTGGATCAGTTGCTGGGGCGCAACGTAACAGAAGCTGTCGCATACTTTCATTTACACCCAGACGTAACCTGTGAAATCGAGAACGATGCTGTGCGCCTGGAAGCGGTTGGTACCATGAGATTTGTAAACTCATTACGTATTGAGAAAAGCATTTATAATATGGCAGCCGGATTTAATAAGTGTATTCCGGCAACTGTAATCAAAGTTTTTTTTGAAGATAAGCTCGAAACCAGAATAGAATTCCTTTAA
- the dnaG gene encoding DNA primase, translated as MSLIPKETVDQVIAQADIVEVVGDFVSLKKKGQNMWACCPFHHEKSPSFSVSPAKGIYKCFGCGKAGNSVQFIMDVEGTSFPEAIKYLAKKYGIEVPEEEQHPEFAREQSERDSLFIVSEFASKHFQQRLHEHEQGGIGQSYLKQRGLSGNTIRKFELGYTLDEWSDLTDAALKAGFQQKYLEATGLTIAREDGKRYDRFRGRVMFPIHNISGRVVGFGARTLKPNDKKSPKYLNSPESDIYHKSNVLYGLFQAKQAIRMQDMCLMVEGYLDVLSLHQGGIENVVSSSGTSLTEGQIKLISRYTQNITVLYDGDAAGIKASLRGIDLILENGLNVDVVTFPEGEDPDSYIQKVGDTAFKAYIKEKAQDFISFKTSLYAEESKGNPVKKAEAVREIVGSIAKVPDAIKRTIFFRSCSLIFDIDEQILISEYNKMQLQDRQQPKTGNNYEPAEAPHEPVAPEKQDSDVDVLKRYEREIVRMLLNYPDRVLEEGMTTCQYMSEQLEDVAFRTPLYARLLELVKEKLSAGVLPTAEDFINYPDQEIRTEATNLLSDPHELSHNWETHHIFVPRETDLLPYGAERAVLRLKWRNVELLLKSEIEKLRLVTDPQEQDRQLNSIIMLKTLHSQLGDMLGIVVNK; from the coding sequence ATGTCTCTGATACCCAAAGAAACCGTTGACCAGGTTATTGCCCAAGCCGATATTGTGGAGGTAGTGGGTGATTTTGTATCGCTCAAGAAAAAGGGGCAGAACATGTGGGCCTGCTGCCCGTTCCACCACGAAAAATCACCCTCTTTCTCAGTTTCGCCGGCGAAGGGCATTTACAAGTGCTTTGGTTGCGGCAAGGCGGGCAACTCGGTGCAGTTTATCATGGATGTGGAAGGCACCAGCTTTCCGGAAGCCATCAAGTACCTGGCCAAGAAGTATGGCATCGAGGTGCCCGAGGAAGAGCAGCACCCAGAGTTTGCGCGTGAGCAGAGCGAGCGCGACAGCCTGTTCATTGTTTCGGAGTTTGCCAGCAAGCACTTTCAGCAGCGCCTCCACGAGCACGAACAGGGTGGGATCGGGCAGAGCTACCTGAAGCAGCGCGGTCTGAGCGGCAACACCATCCGCAAATTTGAGCTGGGCTATACCCTGGATGAATGGTCGGACCTGACCGATGCTGCCCTGAAAGCCGGTTTTCAGCAAAAATACCTCGAAGCCACAGGCCTCACCATTGCGCGCGAAGACGGCAAACGCTACGACCGTTTCCGGGGGCGCGTGATGTTCCCCATCCATAATATTTCGGGGCGCGTGGTAGGCTTTGGCGCCCGCACGCTCAAACCCAACGACAAGAAAAGCCCCAAGTACCTCAACTCGCCCGAGTCGGATATCTACCACAAAAGCAATGTGCTCTACGGCTTGTTCCAGGCCAAGCAGGCCATCCGGATGCAGGACATGTGCTTAATGGTGGAAGGCTACCTCGACGTGCTCTCGCTGCACCAGGGCGGCATTGAAAACGTAGTGTCCTCCTCGGGTACTTCCCTTACCGAAGGCCAGATAAAGCTCATCTCGCGCTATACCCAGAATATCACAGTGCTCTACGATGGCGATGCGGCGGGTATAAAAGCCTCGTTGCGCGGCATCGACCTGATCCTGGAAAACGGCCTGAACGTAGATGTGGTGACCTTTCCGGAAGGCGAGGACCCGGATTCCTATATCCAGAAAGTAGGCGATACGGCCTTTAAAGCTTACATAAAGGAGAAGGCGCAGGACTTTATCTCGTTTAAAACCAGCCTGTATGCCGAGGAGTCGAAGGGCAACCCGGTAAAGAAAGCCGAGGCCGTGCGTGAAATTGTAGGCTCCATTGCCAAAGTGCCGGATGCTATTAAACGCACCATCTTTTTCCGCAGCTGCAGCCTCATTTTTGATATCGACGAGCAGATCCTCATCTCGGAGTATAATAAAATGCAGCTGCAGGACCGGCAACAACCAAAAACAGGCAACAACTATGAACCTGCTGAAGCGCCGCATGAGCCTGTTGCGCCGGAAAAGCAGGATTCGGATGTAGATGTGCTGAAGCGCTATGAGCGCGAGATCGTACGTATGCTGCTCAACTACCCGGACCGGGTGCTGGAAGAAGGCATGACCACCTGCCAGTATATGTCGGAGCAGCTGGAGGATGTGGCGTTCCGGACACCGCTCTATGCCCGCCTGCTGGAGCTGGTAAAAGAAAAGCTGTCTGCCGGCGTGTTGCCTACAGCCGAAGATTTTATCAATTATCCCGATCAGGAAATACGCACCGAAGCAACCAACCTGCTTTCAGACCCGCATGAGCTGAGTCACAACTGGGAAACGCACCATATTTTTGTGCCCCGCGAAACGGACCTGTTGCCTTACGGCGCAGAGCGTGCCGTGCTCCGCCTGAAATGGCGCAACGTGGAACTGCTCCTGAAAAGCGAAATCGAAAAGCTCCGCCTCGTAACAGATCCGCAGGAGCAGGACCGGCAGCTCAATAGCATCATCATGTTAAAAACACTGCACAGCCAGCTCGGCGATATGCTGGGCATTGTGGTAAATAAGTAA
- a CDS encoding sugar transferase encodes MGMQISLPTKALLNRSTLKVFKEYNVKLKKCLIVHPGDMAAEFVKEPGLSDFYSVEFWDGTSQKDLAATLNSNKYDVVLLDPSSTVSLDKSQLKHINNLRVNQISVYNLASFHENFSKRIPLAHFKSWLINSDMFFVSSRSMFILQKRIIDILVSLMIAPFALMLVLLAVLAIKCTSRGPAFFVQKRVGMKGRTFKIFKLRTMYHSPEKENNSHTIKNDARITPVGYVLRKTKIDELPQLFNILCGHMSLIGPRPEKEDIVQKLIEDAPYYNLRHSIRPGVTGWAQVNYPTATPEQSLQKLEYDLFYVKNASHSLDFKIILQTIRVVFTLDSL; translated from the coding sequence ATGGGTATGCAAATATCTCTACCTACCAAAGCCCTTCTTAATCGAAGCACACTCAAAGTGTTCAAAGAATATAACGTTAAGCTTAAAAAGTGTCTAATCGTTCATCCGGGAGATATGGCGGCAGAGTTTGTAAAAGAACCTGGTCTGTCTGACTTCTATTCGGTTGAATTTTGGGACGGTACCAGCCAAAAGGATCTTGCTGCAACACTTAACTCAAACAAATATGATGTTGTGTTACTGGATCCTAGTTCTACTGTATCGTTAGACAAATCGCAGCTAAAGCATATTAACAACTTGCGGGTTAACCAGATTTCTGTCTATAACCTTGCTTCCTTTCACGAGAATTTTTCAAAGCGTATTCCGCTGGCCCACTTTAAGTCGTGGCTTATCAACAGCGATATGTTCTTTGTGAGCTCCAGAAGCATGTTTATACTTCAGAAGCGTATCATTGATATCCTGGTTAGCCTCATGATTGCGCCATTTGCCTTAATGCTGGTGCTTTTAGCTGTGTTAGCGATAAAATGTACATCAAGAGGTCCTGCTTTTTTCGTTCAGAAAAGGGTAGGGATGAAGGGGCGTACGTTTAAGATATTCAAGCTGCGCACTATGTATCATTCGCCAGAAAAGGAAAACAATAGCCATACTATAAAGAATGATGCCAGAATAACGCCTGTTGGATATGTGCTTCGGAAAACTAAAATAGACGAGTTACCACAGCTTTTCAATATTTTATGCGGCCACATGAGCCTGATCGGGCCAAGACCAGAGAAAGAAGATATTGTGCAGAAGCTGATCGAAGATGCGCCTTATTATAATCTTCGACATTCCATCCGTCCAGGTGTAACGGGTTGGGCGCAGGTTAACTATCCTACGGCTACGCCGGAGCAAAGCCTTCAGAAGCTTGAGTATGACTTGTTTTATGTGAAAAACGCCTCTCATTCTCTTGATTTCAAAATTATACTTCAAACTATCAGAGTGGTATTTACATTAGATAGTTTGTAA
- a CDS encoding Mrp/NBP35 family ATP-binding protein, whose product MAITKEDILKALSYVEEPDLGKDLVTLNMVEDVQVNGKDISFTVILTTPACPLKDLIRKACITAIHTMVDKDAEVTVNMTSRVTSGRGDTSEVLNGVKNIIAVASGKGGVGKSTVTTNLAIALAQSGARVGLIDADISGPSIPTMFGTEQERPRMIQGDHGKNYILPVEKYGVKMMSIGFLTPADGAVIWRGPMASSALRQFISDVDWGELDYLLLDLPPGTSDIHLTMVQALPVTGAVIVTTPQKVALTDAMKGLQMFRQPQINVPVLGVVENMAYFTPAELPENKYYIFGEGGGKALAEKYEVALLGQVPLVQGIRESGDAGTPVVLQNDSPASGVFKELAQAVAQQVSVRNASLAQTKPVEIKS is encoded by the coding sequence ATGGCTATTACAAAAGAAGATATACTCAAAGCCCTCAGCTATGTGGAGGAGCCGGATCTTGGCAAAGACCTGGTGACCCTGAACATGGTGGAGGACGTGCAGGTGAACGGAAAGGACATCAGCTTTACCGTTATCCTGACCACGCCTGCCTGCCCACTCAAAGACCTGATCCGCAAAGCCTGCATCACGGCCATCCATACCATGGTGGACAAAGACGCTGAGGTTACGGTAAACATGACCTCGCGCGTGACCTCCGGCCGCGGTGATACCTCGGAAGTACTGAACGGCGTGAAAAACATTATTGCAGTGGCCTCCGGCAAAGGCGGCGTCGGCAAATCAACGGTTACCACCAACCTGGCTATCGCCCTGGCCCAGTCCGGCGCGCGTGTCGGACTGATAGATGCCGATATTTCCGGTCCTTCTATCCCTACGATGTTTGGCACCGAGCAGGAGCGCCCCCGTATGATCCAGGGTGACCACGGCAAGAACTATATTTTACCGGTCGAGAAGTATGGCGTCAAGATGATGTCGATCGGCTTTCTGACACCCGCCGACGGCGCTGTTATCTGGCGTGGCCCGATGGCCAGCTCTGCGCTGCGCCAGTTTATTTCGGATGTGGATTGGGGCGAGCTGGATTACCTGCTGCTGGACCTGCCACCAGGCACCTCCGACATTCACCTGACTATGGTGCAGGCACTGCCGGTAACAGGCGCTGTAATTGTGACCACGCCCCAGAAAGTAGCCCTAACCGATGCTATGAAAGGCCTGCAGATGTTCCGTCAGCCACAGATCAATGTGCCGGTGCTGGGTGTGGTAGAGAATATGGCTTACTTTACACCTGCCGAGCTTCCGGAGAATAAATATTATATCTTTGGCGAAGGCGGAGGCAAAGCCCTGGCCGAGAAGTATGAAGTGGCATTGCTGGGCCAGGTGCCCCTGGTGCAGGGCATCCGCGAAAGCGGCGATGCCGGAACGCCTGTGGTGCTGCAGAACGATTCTCCGGCCTCTGGTGTTTTCAAAGAGTTGGCACAAGCTGTGGCACAACAAGTGTCTGTTCGAAATGCCTCGCTTGCGCAAACCAAACCTGTAGAAATTAAAAGTTAA
- the fahA gene encoding fumarylacetoacetase gives MLKANDPSLHSWIEIAADSDFPIQNLPYGIFRTDTRDPRVGVAIGEYILDLCVVGQQNMFELIDLDPNVFHRRYLNDFMALGKPIWRAVRNRVSDLLRNDNEEISGDSNLIRQCLVKQSEAEMLLPVKIPNYTDFYSSEAHATNVGAMFRDPANALLPNWKHMPVGYHGRASSIVVSGTSLYRPKGQLKVADADAPVFGPSKMLDFELEVAFITGKETQLGQSISPAEAEDYIFGLVLFNDWSARDIQTWEYVPLGPFLAKSFGSAISPWVVTLDALAPFKVKGPEQDPKPLPYLDSPGHHHYDINLEVLLQPKGSMATSICRSNYKHLYWNISQQLAHQSSNGCNIQIGDLYASGTISGPEKDSYGSMLELTWRGTQPITLSDGTQRQFINDFDTVIMRGYGERHGIRIGFGQVSTEILPAG, from the coding sequence ATGTTAAAAGCAAACGACCCCTCCCTCCACTCCTGGATAGAAATAGCAGCAGACAGCGACTTCCCGATTCAGAACCTGCCTTATGGGATCTTCCGGACGGATACGCGCGACCCGCGGGTGGGTGTGGCAATAGGAGAGTATATCCTGGATCTGTGCGTGGTGGGCCAGCAAAACATGTTCGAACTCATCGATCTGGACCCGAACGTGTTTCACCGCCGCTACCTGAACGACTTTATGGCCTTGGGAAAGCCAATATGGCGGGCGGTTCGCAACCGGGTTTCCGACCTGCTGCGCAACGACAACGAAGAGATCAGCGGCGACAGCAACCTGATCCGGCAGTGCCTAGTAAAGCAAAGCGAGGCCGAAATGCTGCTGCCGGTAAAAATACCCAACTACACCGATTTTTATAGCAGCGAGGCCCATGCTACCAACGTAGGCGCCATGTTCCGGGATCCAGCCAATGCGCTGCTGCCTAACTGGAAACATATGCCTGTCGGTTACCATGGGCGGGCCTCCTCTATTGTTGTTTCGGGTACCAGCCTGTACAGGCCGAAAGGACAATTGAAAGTGGCAGATGCCGATGCTCCGGTTTTTGGACCAAGCAAGATGCTGGATTTTGAACTGGAAGTAGCTTTTATAACCGGAAAAGAAACCCAGTTAGGGCAAAGCATCTCCCCTGCCGAAGCGGAAGATTATATTTTCGGGCTGGTACTTTTTAACGACTGGTCGGCCCGGGATATCCAGACCTGGGAATATGTGCCGCTTGGCCCGTTCCTGGCCAAAAGCTTTGGCTCGGCTATTTCGCCCTGGGTGGTAACGCTGGATGCACTGGCACCTTTTAAAGTGAAAGGCCCCGAGCAGGACCCCAAACCCCTTCCCTACCTGGATTCTCCCGGCCACCACCATTATGACATTAACCTGGAAGTGCTGCTGCAGCCAAAAGGAAGTATGGCAACCAGCATTTGCCGCTCTAACTATAAACACCTCTACTGGAATATCAGCCAACAGCTGGCGCACCAAAGTAGCAATGGCTGCAACATCCAAATCGGCGACCTGTATGCTTCCGGCACCATCAGCGGCCCGGAGAAAGATTCATACGGGTCGATGCTGGAGCTAACCTGGCGCGGCACGCAGCCCATTACGCTCTCAGACGGCACCCAGCGCCAGTTCATTAACGACTTTGATACCGTGATCATGCGCGGCTACGGAGAGCGCCACGGCATCCGGATTGGCTTTGGCCAGGTAAGCACCGAAATACTGCCGGCTGGTTAG
- a CDS encoding NifU family protein, with protein sequence MGVVNIDEDFLLRIESALDQIRPYLEADGGNVKVLEVTDEMVLKLELLGACGSCPMSTMTLKAGVEQSVLKAVPEIRAVEAINVAPLSI encoded by the coding sequence ATGGGAGTAGTAAACATAGATGAGGACTTTTTACTCCGCATAGAAAGCGCCCTCGACCAGATCAGGCCTTACCTGGAAGCTGACGGTGGCAACGTAAAAGTGCTGGAAGTAACCGATGAGATGGTGCTGAAGCTGGAGCTTCTGGGCGCCTGTGGCTCCTGCCCGATGTCTACCATGACGCTGAAAGCGGGCGTAGAGCAGTCGGTGCTCAAAGCAGTGCCGGAGATACGGGCGGTGGAGGCGATCAACGTAGCTCCTTTATCTATCTAA